A region from the Deltaproteobacteria bacterium genome encodes:
- a CDS encoding FAD-dependent oxidoreductase, producing MDKNRLFEPLRLGALTLPNRLIMTTVKLGYGTKAGEVTDRHIAFYVRRAEGGVGLITTEPLYIRPNGRELPTQLGIHEDRLLDGLRLMVDAVHREGGRIMAHINHAGRAVNPKLVAERERVSASDVPCPANGVTPRPLSLAEVDEYVGFFGDAARRVKEARFDAIEIPFSHGYLIHQFLSPHTNRRNDEYGGSLEGRLRFGKRVMEAVRGAVGSDFPVVVRMNATDYVEGGLSIEDAVTVARSLEEMDVEALSVTSGTMCESVPFCLYPTGTPKANLLPMAARIRAAVSVPVAVAGRIRTPEIAREALAEGQADLIGLGRPLLADPDWPRKTESGDEEGILLCAACHQGCLAELRQGRGTSCMFNPLAGREWEIRITPAEHPKCVMVVGGGPGGMEAAAVAARRGHRVTLYEQSDRLGGQFRLASQVPFKEEFSDIVRYQATEIERAGVEVRMNTTVTPDVVERENPDAVVVAAGADPIVPPLPGLEETRWMTAYDLLDGRTRVTTSTAFIVGAGTVGLETAEYLARRGVKSMVVKRRPEVGGKLDMLAQAVLLGRLKKLDVEVRTGVEVVRFETDGDGRTVVVARPYPHEDGTRQMRFPAETVVIALGLRPNRELAEALKDRAEVYPIGDCVEPREALNAVWEGFDVARRL from the coding sequence ATGGACAAGAACAGACTCTTTGAACCACTCCGATTGGGCGCTCTCACACTGCCCAACCGCCTGATCATGACCACGGTTAAGCTGGGATACGGCACGAAGGCAGGGGAGGTCACAGATCGCCACATCGCCTTCTACGTCCGCCGGGCTGAGGGCGGTGTGGGCCTGATCACCACCGAACCGCTCTACATACGGCCGAACGGTCGCGAGCTGCCCACCCAGCTCGGCATCCACGAGGACAGGCTTCTGGACGGATTGCGTCTGATGGTTGATGCCGTCCACAGGGAAGGCGGGCGCATCATGGCCCACATCAACCACGCGGGGCGGGCCGTCAATCCGAAGTTGGTGGCGGAGCGAGAGCGGGTGTCCGCATCGGATGTCCCTTGCCCGGCAAACGGTGTGACTCCTCGACCCCTTTCCCTGGCCGAGGTCGATGAATATGTCGGGTTTTTTGGTGATGCTGCCCGTCGTGTCAAGGAGGCCCGCTTTGACGCTATCGAGATTCCCTTCAGCCACGGCTATCTCATCCACCAATTCCTCTCGCCCCATACAAACCGCCGCAATGACGAGTACGGTGGTTCCCTGGAGGGCAGGCTCCGTTTCGGGAAGAGAGTGATGGAGGCTGTGCGGGGGGCGGTGGGCAGCGATTTTCCTGTCGTAGTACGTATGAATGCCACAGACTACGTTGAGGGCGGACTGTCCATCGAGGATGCCGTCACCGTTGCCAGGTCGCTCGAGGAGATGGATGTGGAAGCTCTCAGCGTCACCTCGGGCACCATGTGCGAATCCGTACCGTTCTGTCTCTATCCCACGGGTACGCCCAAAGCCAACTTACTGCCCATGGCCGCCCGTATCAGGGCCGCCGTATCGGTGCCGGTGGCTGTGGCCGGGCGGATCCGCACTCCCGAGATCGCCCGCGAGGCCCTGGCAGAGGGCCAGGCCGACCTGATAGGATTGGGCCGGCCGTTGCTGGCCGACCCGGACTGGCCGCGCAAAACGGAGTCGGGAGACGAGGAGGGGATCCTGCTCTGTGCCGCCTGCCACCAGGGCTGCCTGGCGGAGCTGCGGCAGGGGCGCGGCACCTCGTGTATGTTCAATCCCCTGGCCGGACGGGAGTGGGAGATAAGGATCACACCGGCCGAGCACCCGAAGTGCGTGATGGTCGTGGGTGGCGGACCGGGCGGGATGGAGGCGGCTGCTGTTGCGGCCCGGCGGGGACACCGTGTCACGCTCTACGAACAGAGCGATCGATTGGGAGGACAATTCCGTCTGGCCTCACAGGTGCCCTTCAAGGAGGAGTTCTCCGACATCGTCCGCTATCAGGCAACAGAGATCGAGCGCGCCGGAGTCGAGGTGCGGATGAACACCACCGTCACCCCGGATGTGGTGGAGCGTGAGAATCCGGATGCGGTTGTTGTGGCTGCAGGGGCAGACCCCATCGTCCCTCCCCTGCCCGGGCTAGAGGAGACACGGTGGATGACGGCTTACGACTTGCTCGACGGCCGTACCAGGGTCACGACTTCAACGGCCTTCATCGTGGGGGCGGGAACCGTGGGGTTGGAGACGGCGGAGTATCTGGCCCGGCGCGGGGTGAAAAGCATGGTCGTCAAGAGGAGACCCGAGGTGGGGGGCAAGCTCGACATGCTCGCCCAGGCCGTGCTTCTCGGGCGGCTGAAGAAGCTCGATGTGGAAGTACGCACAGGGGTTGAGGTCGTACGTTTCGAGACGGACGGTGACGGCCGGACTGTCGTCGTTGCCCGGCCCTATCCGCACGAGGACGGAACTCGCCAGATGCGCTTTCCGGCCGAGACGGTGGTCATCGCTCTGGGGCTTCGTCCCAACCGGGAACTGGCCGAGGCCTTGAAGGACCGTGCAGAGGTATACCCCATAGGTGACTGTGTGGAGCCACGTGAGGCCCTGAATGCGGTCTGGGAGGGGTTCGACGTGGCGCGGAGACTCTAG
- a CDS encoding carbon-nitrogen hydrolase family protein — MKDSPPRFKAAVVQAAPVLFDREATVEKACRLIEEAAANGARLVLFPEAFIPAYPRGLSFGTVIGSRSPAGRQTWQRYWANSVDIPGPTTEALAASAREAGVYLAIGVIERDNRFGGGTLYCSLLYFGPDGRLLGKHRKLKPTGAERLIWGEGDGSTLTVIETEIGRIGGLICWENYMPLARMAMYGKGVEVYLAPTADSRDTWLATLRHIACEGRCFVLGCNQFVTKAMYPKDLEEIEKLAGQPEVLCRGASAIVSPLGKVLAGPLHDQEGMLLAELDLARIVQAKFDFDVVGHYARPDVFELTVNERPALPVANKTARQP; from the coding sequence ATGAAGGACTCTCCGCCCCGGTTCAAGGCTGCAGTGGTGCAGGCCGCCCCGGTCCTGTTCGACCGGGAGGCCACCGTCGAGAAGGCCTGCCGCCTGATCGAGGAGGCTGCGGCCAACGGCGCGAGGCTCGTCCTTTTCCCGGAAGCCTTTATACCCGCCTACCCGCGGGGCCTAAGCTTCGGCACCGTGATCGGCAGCCGCAGCCCGGCGGGGAGACAGACCTGGCAGCGTTACTGGGCCAATTCCGTCGACATACCCGGCCCCACCACCGAAGCCCTGGCAGCATCTGCCCGTGAGGCCGGGGTCTATCTCGCCATCGGCGTCATCGAAAGGGACAACCGCTTCGGCGGAGGCACCCTCTATTGCAGCCTCCTCTATTTCGGCCCTGACGGACGGCTCCTGGGCAAGCACCGCAAACTCAAACCCACGGGCGCCGAACGGCTGATCTGGGGCGAGGGAGACGGGAGCACCTTGACCGTAATCGAGACGGAGATCGGGAGAATCGGCGGGCTGATCTGCTGGGAGAACTACATGCCCCTGGCCCGGATGGCCATGTACGGAAAGGGAGTCGAGGTCTATCTGGCTCCCACCGCCGACTCCCGCGACACCTGGCTGGCCACTCTGCGCCACATCGCCTGCGAGGGCCGGTGCTTTGTGCTCGGCTGCAACCAGTTCGTGACCAAGGCCATGTATCCCAAGGACCTGGAAGAAATCGAGAAGCTGGCCGGACAACCGGAGGTCCTGTGCCGGGGCGCAAGCGCCATCGTCTCTCCCCTGGGCAAGGTCCTGGCAGGTCCCCTCCATGACCAGGAGGGCATGCTCCTTGCCGAACTCGATCTCGCCAGGATCGTCCAGGCCAAGTTCGACTTCGACGTAGTCGGCCACTATGCCCGACCCGACGTATTCGAACTGACGGTCAACGAGCGGCCCGCCCTGCCCGTGGCGAACAAGACCGCCCGCCAACCGTAA
- a CDS encoding 4Fe-4S dicluster domain-containing protein, giving the protein MIATTALYVSLVLFGAGLLYKVSTWFRYRIGKEARQIPAFERVLAAFGGVMATVFSRKIVTILKVFLLQVLLQQRTLREDPLRWLMHMCVYLGFTLLLLMHALGSVITSGFFPGYYSTVNPFLFLRDIFGVFVIFGLLLALYRRFILKVPRLVTNAMDYYAIIIVAVIILSGILTEGTKMVSYSSYRKMVEEYGAAENEKESRSLEAYWIEKFAMVSPAVKGPFDKETLDRGRELHEITCADCHSRPQWAFAGYGVARAVRPFALSLDRTGIPVILWYIHIMACFVGLVYVPFSKMFHIVASPLSLLANAVMERGRSSPANMATKQAMELDACTHCGTCTVRCSVGVAFEEIPNPNILPSERIASLKALASGRKLGAKEIRILQEGVYLCTNCYRCTLVCPVGINLQDLWFTVREDLLERGYPEFLILSPLSFYRGLMHREIEEGDYERPLDRARKAITAECDLMVHQERDLELTPSGRALKGELSLSAQAKTFSVCFGCETCTTVCPVVSNFQNPGETLGLLPHQIMHACALGIRDLAFGSVMLWDCITCYQCQEQCPQQVAVTDVLYELKNLAVRRIKERHFDEMGKG; this is encoded by the coding sequence ATGATCGCAACTACCGCCTTGTACGTCTCTCTCGTCCTTTTCGGGGCCGGCCTGCTCTATAAGGTCTCCACCTGGTTCCGGTACAGAATCGGCAAGGAAGCACGGCAGATACCAGCGTTCGAAAGGGTTCTTGCCGCCTTCGGCGGCGTCATGGCGACTGTTTTCAGCAGGAAGATCGTGACGATCCTGAAGGTTTTCCTGCTCCAGGTTCTCCTCCAGCAGAGAACGCTTCGGGAGGACCCTCTCCGGTGGCTGATGCATATGTGCGTATACCTCGGGTTCACCCTGCTGCTCCTCATGCATGCCCTGGGTAGTGTGATTACCTCCGGCTTCTTTCCCGGCTATTACTCCACCGTCAACCCTTTTCTGTTTCTGCGGGATATCTTTGGCGTCTTTGTCATCTTCGGGCTTCTCCTCGCCCTTTACAGGAGATTCATCCTGAAGGTGCCGCGCCTGGTGACCAACGCCATGGACTACTATGCCATCATCATCGTTGCCGTCATCATCCTCTCCGGAATCCTCACCGAGGGCACGAAGATGGTCTCTTACTCCAGCTACCGGAAGATGGTGGAGGAGTACGGGGCCGCAGAGAATGAAAAAGAGTCGAGATCCTTGGAGGCTTACTGGATAGAGAAATTCGCCATGGTCTCCCCGGCCGTGAAAGGGCCCTTCGACAAGGAGACACTCGACAGGGGGAGGGAACTCCATGAGATAACCTGTGCCGATTGCCATTCGAGACCCCAGTGGGCCTTTGCAGGTTATGGAGTGGCCAGGGCGGTCAGGCCCTTTGCCCTGTCTCTCGACCGGACGGGTATACCGGTGATCCTCTGGTACATTCATATCATGGCCTGTTTTGTAGGTCTTGTCTATGTCCCCTTTAGCAAGATGTTCCACATCGTTGCAAGCCCTCTGAGCCTTCTTGCCAACGCTGTTATGGAAAGGGGGAGATCCTCCCCGGCCAATATGGCCACCAAGCAAGCCATGGAGCTCGACGCGTGTACCCATTGCGGGACATGCACTGTACGCTGCTCTGTGGGTGTGGCCTTTGAAGAGATCCCCAACCCAAACATTCTCCCCTCCGAGAGAATCGCTTCCCTGAAGGCTCTCGCCTCTGGCAGGAAGCTCGGGGCAAAAGAGATAAGAATCCTTCAAGAAGGCGTCTATCTCTGTACCAACTGTTACCGCTGTACCCTTGTCTGCCCGGTGGGAATCAACCTTCAGGACCTTTGGTTCACCGTGAGAGAAGACCTCCTCGAAAGGGGTTACCCCGAGTTTCTCATCCTTTCGCCCCTATCTTTCTACCGGGGGCTGATGCACCGTGAAATCGAAGAGGGGGATTATGAAAGGCCTCTTGACCGGGCCAGAAAGGCCATCACCGCCGAATGCGATCTGATGGTCCATCAGGAAAGGGACCTCGAACTCACACCATCAGGCAGGGCACTCAAGGGGGAACTCAGCCTCTCGGCCCAGGCGAAGACGTTTTCGGTCTGTTTCGGCTGTGAAACCTGTACCACCGTCTGTCCGGTGGTGAGTAATTTCCAAAACCCCGGCGAGACCCTCGGGCTGTTGCCTCACCAGATCATGCATGCCTGTGCACTGGGCATCAGAGATCTCGCTTTTGGCTCCGTCATGTTATGGGACTGCATCACTTGTTATCAGTGCCAGGAACAATGCCCCCAGCAGGTGGCCGTCACCGATGTCCTCTATGAGCTGAAGAATCTGGCCGTAAGAAGAATCAAGGAGAGGCACTTCGACGAGATGGGAAAAGGATGA
- a CDS encoding methyltransferase domain-containing protein produces the protein MKGASPPRGDSKVEVRGAEARYYDLLMNLITGGSYPFFIRAVMRHMGIQPDDAILDLGAGTGRNACLMRRYLSDRGRILGLDIGPEMLAQARRKCHPFSNVTFVNRRVEEALPYGGEFDVVFISFVLHGFVQEDRLRIVENAYRALRSGGRFFVLDYNEFDPACSPWPVRLAFRRVECPLASDFVKRDWRAILRGKGFGDFEVNCFYFGYVRLLAARKPPGFRPPPVSGLGDNLSGGRDGQEQTL, from the coding sequence ATGAAAGGAGCTTCCCCGCCGAGAGGCGATTCCAAGGTGGAGGTGCGGGGTGCAGAGGCCCGGTACTATGATCTCCTGATGAACCTCATCACCGGGGGTTCGTATCCTTTTTTTATTCGGGCCGTGATGCGGCACATGGGCATTCAGCCCGATGACGCCATCTTGGACCTGGGAGCGGGCACGGGGCGAAACGCCTGCCTCATGCGCCGGTACCTTTCGGACAGGGGGCGGATCCTCGGGTTGGACATCGGGCCGGAGATGCTGGCACAGGCACGACGGAAGTGCCATCCCTTCAGCAACGTCACCTTTGTGAACCGGCGGGTGGAAGAGGCTCTGCCCTATGGCGGAGAGTTCGACGTGGTCTTCATCTCCTTCGTCCTGCACGGCTTTGTCCAGGAGGACCGGCTGCGTATCGTTGAGAACGCATATCGGGCCCTGCGCTCGGGCGGGCGGTTTTTTGTTCTCGACTATAACGAGTTCGACCCGGCTTGCAGCCCGTGGCCGGTTCGCCTCGCCTTCCGGCGCGTCGAGTGCCCCCTTGCGAGCGATTTTGTGAAGCGTGACTGGCGGGCTATCCTGCGGGGAAAGGGGTTCGGAGATTTCGAAGTGAACTGCTTTTACTTCGGTTATGTCCGGTTGCTGGCGGCACGCAAGCCGCCGGGCTTCCGGCCGCCCCCTGTGTCGGGGCTTGGTGATAATCTATCAGGAGGCAGAGATGGACAAGAACAGACTCTTTGA
- the gltA gene encoding NADPH-dependent glutamate synthase, which produces MSEEKPKKRKIPMQKMPEQPPEVRKRNFDEVPLGYSPEAAQLEASRCLQCKKPKCVEGCPVGIDIPGFIRLIEEGDFDAAARKIKETNALPAICGRVCPQEDQCQKTCILGKKAEPVAIGRLERFAADWERTKGKMILPQKAAPTGKRVAVVGSGPAGLTVAGDLILKGHEVTIFEALHKAGGVLVYGIPEFRLPKAIVQAEVDYLMKLGVKVEPNSVIGRIETVDGLLEDGFDAVFLGLGAGLPMFMNIPGENLCGIYSANEYLTRSNLMKAYLFPEYDTPIARGKDVCVLGAGNVSMDSARTALRLGADRVRIVYRRSRAEMPARIEEIHHAEEEGVEFLLLTTPVRFLGNEDGWVKGMECIKMELGEPDDSGRRRPIPIKGSEHILECDLVVVAIGAGANPLLPTQTPGLELNRRGYIVADPATGKTTKRGVWAGGDIVTGSATVILAMGAGRHAADSIHDYLTRGENNWP; this is translated from the coding sequence ATGTCTGAAGAGAAACCCAAGAAGCGGAAAATCCCCATGCAGAAGATGCCGGAACAGCCGCCTGAGGTGAGAAAGAGGAACTTCGACGAGGTCCCCCTTGGTTATTCCCCTGAAGCAGCCCAGCTAGAGGCCTCCAGGTGCCTGCAGTGCAAGAAGCCCAAGTGCGTCGAAGGTTGCCCGGTGGGAATCGACATCCCCGGTTTTATCCGCCTGATCGAAGAGGGGGATTTTGACGCTGCAGCGAGGAAGATCAAGGAGACCAATGCTCTGCCGGCCATCTGCGGGCGGGTATGCCCACAGGAGGACCAGTGCCAAAAGACGTGTATTCTCGGCAAGAAGGCGGAACCCGTTGCAATCGGGAGGCTCGAGCGTTTCGCCGCCGATTGGGAGCGAACCAAGGGCAAGATGATCCTCCCCCAGAAGGCGGCCCCTACGGGCAAGAGGGTGGCCGTTGTCGGATCCGGTCCTGCCGGGCTCACCGTGGCAGGGGATCTCATACTCAAGGGTCACGAGGTGACTATCTTCGAAGCCCTCCACAAGGCGGGAGGGGTGCTTGTCTACGGTATCCCGGAATTCCGTCTGCCCAAGGCCATAGTCCAGGCCGAAGTCGATTACCTCATGAAGCTCGGCGTCAAGGTGGAACCGAACTCGGTCATCGGGCGAATCGAAACGGTGGACGGGCTTCTTGAAGACGGCTTTGATGCGGTCTTTCTCGGTCTCGGGGCAGGCCTGCCCATGTTCATGAACATCCCCGGAGAAAACCTCTGCGGCATATACTCGGCCAACGAGTATCTCACCCGGTCGAACCTGATGAAGGCCTATCTCTTCCCGGAATACGATACTCCCATCGCTCGGGGCAAGGACGTCTGTGTTCTCGGGGCGGGCAACGTCTCCATGGATTCTGCAAGGACGGCCCTCCGCCTTGGGGCCGACAGGGTCCGCATAGTCTACAGGCGCTCGAGGGCTGAAATGCCTGCCAGAATCGAGGAAATCCACCATGCCGAAGAGGAGGGGGTAGAGTTTCTCCTCCTTACCACTCCGGTCCGGTTTCTCGGGAACGAGGACGGGTGGGTAAAGGGGATGGAGTGCATCAAGATGGAACTGGGAGAGCCCGATGATTCCGGCAGGAGGAGGCCCATCCCGATCAAGGGTTCGGAACACATCCTGGAGTGCGATCTGGTAGTGGTGGCGATCGGAGCAGGGGCCAACCCCCTTCTGCCCACTCAGACCCCGGGCCTCGAGCTGAACAGGAGAGGTTATATCGTCGCCGACCCTGCCACCGGGAAGACCACCAAGCGGGGGGTCTGGGCAGGAGGAGACATCGTGACCGGGTCCGCCACGGTGATCCTGGCCATGGGAGCGGGCCGACACGCGGCAGACTCCATCCACGACTATCTCACCCGGGGTGAGAACAACTGGCCATAG
- a CDS encoding deoxyribonuclease IV: MRFGFHISIAGGFSRVVGRARLRRCDTIQLFSRNPRMWSSPALDEKEAAVLRKELKEAAISPVFVHLPYLPNLAARSSPFYRRSVEVLCEDLCRAESLGASYVVTHMGNRLRESLEKCLDTLAESIGRALEEVENGTILLLENTSGQGTQIGWRFEEIGAVIRGAGEGERLGVCLDTAHAYGAGYDLSTREGLDATIEELDTFVGLEKLCLLHLNDTQVALGSRKDRHWHIGKGRIGLEGFRNIVNDPRLCHLPGIMETPQDHVDEDLENMSVIRSLVGGPSL, encoded by the coding sequence ATGCGCTTCGGCTTTCACATCTCCATTGCAGGCGGGTTTTCGAGGGTGGTCGGGCGGGCCCGCCTCAGGCGGTGTGATACCATACAGCTCTTCTCACGAAACCCCAGAATGTGGAGTTCGCCGGCTCTGGATGAGAAGGAGGCTGCGGTCCTGAGGAAGGAGCTGAAAGAGGCGGCCATCTCTCCTGTCTTCGTTCATCTCCCCTATCTTCCGAACCTCGCGGCGAGGTCGTCTCCTTTCTACAGGCGATCCGTCGAGGTCCTGTGTGAGGACCTCTGCCGGGCAGAGTCTCTTGGCGCCTCCTACGTTGTAACCCATATGGGAAACCGGCTCAGGGAAAGCCTAGAGAAGTGTCTCGATACCCTTGCCGAGAGCATCGGCAGGGCCCTGGAGGAGGTCGAAAACGGCACGATCCTTCTTCTCGAGAACACCTCGGGCCAGGGGACCCAGATCGGCTGGCGCTTCGAGGAGATCGGCGCGGTGATAAGAGGGGCCGGTGAGGGGGAGCGGCTGGGAGTCTGCCTTGATACGGCGCACGCCTATGGAGCCGGCTACGACCTGTCGACCAGGGAGGGACTCGACGCCACCATCGAGGAGCTCGATACTTTCGTGGGGCTGGAAAAGCTCTGTCTCCTTCATCTCAACGACACCCAGGTGGCTCTCGGTTCGCGCAAGGACCGGCATTGGCACATAGGCAAGGGTCGCATCGGCCTTGAAGGATTCAGAAACATCGTGAACGATCCCCGCCTCTGTCACCTTCCCGGCATCATGGAGACACCCCAGGACCACGTCGATGAGGATTTGGAGAACATGTCGGTGATCAGGAGCCTCGTTGGAGGTCCTTCTCTTTGA
- a CDS encoding DNA-3-methyladenine glycosylase I, with the protein MERCSWCGDDPLYVKYHDEEWGVPAHDDRRHFEFLVLEAAQAGLSWITILRKRANYRRAYDGFDPARVSRYDAGKIEALLKDGGIIRNRRKIEASVNNARRFLEIREEFGSFDEYIWRFVDHRPVINSWQSESEIPASTPLSGRISLDLKKRGFQFLGPTIVYAYMQAVGLVNDHVTGCFRHGELLYQTENHTKRPGRKQE; encoded by the coding sequence ATGGAGAGATGCTCCTGGTGCGGAGATGATCCGCTGTACGTCAAATACCACGACGAAGAGTGGGGCGTTCCTGCCCATGACGACAGGAGGCATTTTGAGTTCCTTGTGCTCGAAGCGGCCCAGGCCGGATTGAGCTGGATAACGATTCTGAGAAAGAGGGCGAACTACAGGAGAGCCTATGACGGCTTCGACCCTGCCAGGGTTTCGAGATACGACGCCGGCAAGATAGAGGCACTCTTGAAGGATGGGGGTATAATAAGAAACAGGAGGAAGATCGAAGCCTCGGTCAACAACGCAAGGAGATTCCTGGAGATACGGGAGGAATTCGGGAGCTTTGACGAGTATATCTGGAGATTTGTGGACCACAGGCCTGTGATCAATTCATGGCAGAGCGAATCGGAAATCCCGGCGAGTACTCCGCTGTCCGGCAGAATAAGCCTCGACCTCAAGAAAAGGGGATTCCAGTTCCTGGGACCGACCATCGTCTATGCTTACATGCAGGCGGTGGGCCTGGTTAATGATCACGTCACCGGCTGTTTCAGACACGGAGAGCTCCTGTATCAGACCGAGAATCATACCAAAAGGCCGGGGAGAAAACAGGAATGA